A part of Solicola gregarius genomic DNA contains:
- a CDS encoding ArsR/SmtB family transcription factor, whose protein sequence is MPAVDIEITDHSATCATSLTATPIAADEAADLARTFKAVADPARLRLLSIIASHEGGEACACDLNEPLGLSQPTVSHHLKVLVGAGLLEREQRGVWAFYSVVPERLDTLAGVLSTQA, encoded by the coding sequence ATGCCCGCCGTCGACATCGAGATCACGGATCACTCAGCTACGTGCGCCACGTCGCTCACCGCGACACCGATCGCCGCTGACGAGGCGGCCGATCTCGCCCGCACGTTCAAGGCCGTCGCCGACCCGGCGCGGTTGCGGCTGCTGTCGATCATTGCGTCACATGAGGGCGGCGAAGCGTGCGCGTGCGACCTGAACGAACCCCTCGGGCTGAGCCAGCCGACGGTGTCGCACCACCTCAAGGTGCTGGTGGGCGCCGGCCTGCTGGAACGCGAGCAGCGCGGCGTCTGGGCGTTCTATTCCGTCGTGCCCGAGCGCCTCGATACGCTCGCCGGCGTACTCAGCACCCAAGCCTGA
- a CDS encoding flavin-containing monooxygenase, protein MNTPIVIVGGGQSGLVAARHVRDRGLQPLVLEAGVRAVGSWPDYYDSLSVFSPAQYSALDGAAFPGDPDHYPHRDEVVAYLERFAASLDVEIRTRTRVERVESDGREFVVHTADGEALPASGIVAASGSFSNPFQPPIPGRERFTGEVLHVAGYREPTKYAGQRIVVVGGGNSAIQVAHELTEHADVTLATLEPVRFLPQVHDGHDVHYWTDVTGFDRLPPEWLARIVSGPLVSDDGVYGAAYASGALQRRQMFGRFDDDGVVWPDGTHEPVDTVILATGYLPSLGYLRDLGALDENGLPRHTGGISTTHPGLVYLGLEFQRSFASNTLRGVGADAAYVVPPLVAYASGASAVVGG, encoded by the coding sequence ATGAACACACCCATCGTTATCGTCGGCGGCGGCCAGTCCGGCCTCGTCGCCGCCCGCCATGTTCGCGACCGCGGCCTGCAGCCGCTCGTCCTCGAAGCCGGAGTTCGTGCGGTCGGCTCCTGGCCCGACTACTACGACAGCCTCTCGGTCTTCTCACCCGCACAGTACAGCGCGCTCGACGGGGCGGCATTCCCCGGCGACCCTGACCACTACCCGCATCGGGACGAGGTAGTCGCGTACCTTGAGCGGTTCGCCGCATCGCTGGACGTGGAGATCCGCACGCGGACTCGGGTCGAGCGGGTCGAGTCCGATGGTCGCGAGTTCGTCGTGCACACCGCCGACGGCGAAGCACTGCCTGCCAGCGGCATAGTCGCCGCCTCGGGCTCGTTCTCGAACCCGTTCCAGCCGCCGATACCTGGCCGCGAGCGGTTCACGGGTGAGGTGCTGCACGTCGCCGGCTACCGCGAGCCGACCAAGTACGCCGGGCAGCGCATCGTCGTGGTCGGCGGCGGCAACTCCGCGATCCAGGTGGCGCACGAGCTGACCGAGCACGCCGACGTCACGCTCGCCACCCTCGAGCCCGTCCGGTTCCTGCCCCAGGTCCACGACGGGCACGACGTGCATTACTGGACCGATGTCACCGGCTTCGACCGGCTGCCACCGGAGTGGCTCGCCCGCATCGTTTCCGGCCCGCTCGTCTCCGACGACGGCGTGTACGGCGCCGCGTACGCCTCCGGAGCACTTCAGCGCCGACAGATGTTCGGGCGGTTCGACGACGACGGAGTCGTGTGGCCCGACGGCACGCACGAGCCGGTCGACACGGTCATCCTCGCGACCGGCTACCTACCGAGCCTCGGATACCTTCGCGACCTGGGAGCGCTCGACGAGAACGGACTGCCACGCCACACCGGCGGAATCTCCACAACGCATCCGGGTCTGGTCTACCTCGGCCTGGAGTTTCAACGTTCGTTCGCGTCCAACACGCTGCGCGGCGTGGGCGCCGATGCCGCGTACGTCGTCCCGCCGCTGGTCGCGTACGCCAGCGGCGCCTCCGCTGTCGTCGGAGGCTGA
- a CDS encoding chorismate mutase, translating to MTKPDDALAELEEIRSSIDNIDAALVHLLAERFKCTKRVGRLKADHDLPPADPEREARQIARLRELAHDADLDPAFAEKFLNFIIGEVIRHHEAIRG from the coding sequence GTGACAAAGCCCGACGACGCCCTCGCCGAGCTCGAGGAGATTCGCTCGAGTATCGACAACATCGACGCGGCCCTCGTGCACCTGCTCGCGGAGCGGTTCAAGTGCACCAAGCGGGTCGGCCGGCTGAAGGCCGACCACGACCTGCCGCCCGCAGATCCCGAGCGGGAGGCGCGCCAGATCGCGCGGCTGCGCGAGCTGGCGCACGACGCCGACCTCGACCCGGCGTTCGCGGAGAAGTTCCTCAACTTCATCATCGGCGAGGTCATCCGCCACCACGAGGCGATCCGCGGCTGA
- a CDS encoding DNA polymerase III subunit delta' has translation MSVWDNLVGQGPIVELLQRSIERDMTHAWLFTGPPGSGRSNVARAFAAALQCESGGCGECNACRTALSGAHPDVTLVRTDRLSIEVDEVREHVRSAALRPSSGHWQVLIVEDADRLTEKAADALLKTLEEPPPRTVWMLCAPTAEDVIVTIRSRSRQIVLRTPPSREVAAMLVRRDGVEESVALEAARAAQGHVGRARALATNDAVRARRREVLAIPSSLSGLGACLSAAQNLNDAAQAHATERADDLDGRELADLRTAWGVEDRGRRPAGYQGNLSSLEKDQKRRRTRMARDAIDGGLIDLMSLYRDVLSVQLGADTEMVNADLASSVAELAARGTPEATLAHLDAILECREALTANAAPLLALERLMIRLAR, from the coding sequence GTGAGCGTCTGGGACAACCTCGTCGGGCAGGGCCCGATCGTCGAGCTGCTGCAACGCTCGATCGAGCGCGACATGACCCACGCCTGGCTGTTCACTGGCCCTCCGGGCTCGGGGCGGTCGAACGTCGCGCGTGCGTTCGCGGCCGCGCTGCAATGCGAGTCGGGCGGCTGCGGCGAGTGCAACGCCTGTCGTACGGCTCTGTCGGGCGCCCATCCCGACGTCACACTGGTCCGCACCGACCGGTTGAGCATCGAGGTCGACGAGGTCCGCGAGCACGTACGCAGCGCGGCGTTGCGGCCGTCGTCCGGGCATTGGCAGGTGCTGATCGTCGAAGATGCCGACCGGCTCACCGAGAAGGCCGCCGATGCGCTGCTCAAGACGCTCGAGGAGCCGCCGCCGCGTACGGTCTGGATGTTGTGCGCGCCGACGGCGGAGGACGTCATCGTGACGATCCGCTCGCGGTCCCGCCAGATCGTGTTGCGTACGCCGCCGTCCCGGGAGGTCGCGGCGATGCTCGTCCGTCGTGACGGTGTCGAAGAGTCCGTGGCACTCGAGGCGGCCCGGGCCGCGCAGGGCCACGTCGGACGCGCACGCGCCCTTGCCACCAACGATGCCGTACGCGCGCGGCGGCGCGAGGTGCTGGCGATCCCGTCGTCGCTGTCCGGGCTCGGAGCGTGCTTGAGTGCCGCGCAGAACCTCAACGACGCGGCTCAGGCGCACGCCACCGAGCGGGCCGACGATCTCGATGGTCGCGAGCTTGCCGATCTCCGTACTGCTTGGGGGGTCGAGGACCGCGGGCGACGGCCCGCCGGCTACCAGGGAAACCTCTCGTCGCTCGAGAAGGACCAGAAACGGCGGCGTACGCGGATGGCCCGCGACGCGATCGACGGCGGGTTGATCGACCTGATGTCGCTGTACCGCGATGTCCTGTCGGTGCAGCTCGGCGCCGACACCGAGATGGTCAACGCCGACCTCGCCTCGTCGGTTGCCGAGCTGGCCGCGCGGGGCACGCCCGAGGCGACGCTCGCCCACCTCGACGCGATCCTCGAGTGCCGCGAGGCGCTCACCGCGAACGCCGCCCCGCTGCTCGCCCTGGAGCGGCTGATGATCCGGCTGGCCCGCTGA
- the tmk gene encoding dTMP kinase, with protein sequence MSGSAIDDVSATGLRAIFRIRDFRRMWTALGLASLADWMGLLAITAFANDIAGGGYAEKNFAIAGVLFLRVLPALVIGPLGGYIADRLDRRTTLVVGLVLRGACFASIPLVGTLWWLFVATVLIEAVNAVWLPTKDATIPNLVPTERLEDANRVNLATTYGSALPAAALFIIVADITELLSTYAGWTTGTSADLTMYVIAVGFLAGGAVCQTMRDIPRGSSIAAEDQAGLVRTILDGWAYIRDTDVVRGLVVGIVGAFGAGGVVIGLGRVYATDLGADDAGYGVLFGCVFLGLGTGMWLGPRTLPRVSRRRLFGLGLIAAGATLAVISLIGNMVLAAVLVVVLGYFAGISWITGYTLLGLEVADDVRGRTFALVQSLIRIALALVLALGPAVAGLIGAHRWRITDHASLTYSGAQFTFLIAAAVAVVVGVSAYRRMNDRPGVTLREELTGPPPRGRYSERGTFVALEGGEGAGKSTQARLLADALRDGGYDVLLTHEPGDTPVGATLRKILLDVETGTLSHRTEALLYAADKAEHVDTVVQPALDAGKVVITDRYVDSALAYQGAGRELTRDEVEDVTRWATAQLRPHLTVLLDVEPDVGLGRFDSPDRLESEPVDFHTRVRDSFRELAAADPEHYLVVDAHGSRDEIAAAVRARLEPHLARAVRRQEQS encoded by the coding sequence GTGAGCGGGTCCGCCATCGACGATGTGAGCGCGACGGGTCTCCGGGCAATCTTTCGCATCCGGGACTTCCGGCGCATGTGGACCGCGCTCGGACTCGCGTCGCTCGCCGACTGGATGGGACTGCTGGCGATCACCGCGTTCGCCAACGACATCGCCGGAGGCGGGTACGCAGAGAAGAACTTCGCGATCGCTGGAGTGCTCTTCCTGCGGGTGCTCCCTGCCCTCGTGATCGGTCCGCTCGGCGGGTACATCGCAGACCGGCTCGACCGGCGTACGACCCTCGTGGTCGGCCTGGTGCTGCGGGGTGCCTGCTTCGCGAGCATCCCGCTGGTCGGCACCCTGTGGTGGCTGTTCGTCGCGACGGTGCTGATCGAGGCCGTCAATGCCGTGTGGCTGCCGACCAAGGACGCCACGATCCCCAACCTCGTACCCACCGAACGGCTCGAGGACGCCAACCGGGTCAACCTCGCCACGACATACGGCTCGGCGCTTCCCGCAGCCGCGCTGTTCATCATCGTCGCCGACATCACCGAGCTGCTCTCGACGTACGCCGGCTGGACGACGGGCACCTCGGCAGACCTGACGATGTACGTGATCGCCGTCGGATTCCTCGCCGGGGGCGCGGTGTGCCAGACGATGCGCGACATCCCGCGCGGGTCATCGATCGCCGCGGAGGACCAGGCCGGTCTCGTCCGCACCATCCTCGACGGGTGGGCGTACATCCGTGACACCGACGTCGTGCGCGGTCTCGTGGTCGGCATCGTCGGCGCGTTCGGCGCCGGCGGAGTGGTCATCGGGCTCGGTCGGGTGTACGCGACCGACCTCGGGGCGGACGACGCCGGTTATGGCGTGCTGTTCGGCTGCGTGTTCCTCGGACTCGGCACCGGGATGTGGCTCGGTCCGCGTACGCTGCCGCGAGTGTCGCGGCGTCGGCTGTTCGGGCTGGGGCTGATCGCCGCCGGGGCGACCCTCGCCGTCATCTCGCTGATCGGCAACATGGTGCTCGCGGCCGTCCTCGTCGTCGTGCTCGGCTACTTCGCCGGCATCTCGTGGATCACCGGATACACGTTGCTCGGGCTCGAGGTGGCCGACGACGTACGCGGGCGGACGTTCGCGCTCGTACAGTCGCTGATCCGGATTGCGCTCGCGTTGGTGCTCGCGCTCGGCCCGGCGGTCGCCGGGTTGATCGGCGCCCACAGGTGGCGCATCACCGATCACGCGTCCCTCACGTACAGCGGCGCGCAGTTCACGTTCCTGATCGCGGCGGCCGTTGCGGTCGTTGTCGGGGTGAGCGCCTATCGTCGGATGAACGACCGACCAGGGGTGACGTTGCGAGAAGAACTGACCGGACCGCCGCCGCGTGGCCGATACAGCGAGCGGGGCACGTTCGTCGCGCTCGAGGGCGGCGAGGGTGCCGGCAAGTCGACGCAGGCGCGGCTGCTCGCGGATGCGCTGCGCGACGGCGGGTACGACGTGCTGCTCACCCACGAGCCGGGTGACACCCCCGTCGGCGCGACGCTGCGCAAGATCCTGCTCGACGTCGAGACCGGCACGCTGTCGCATCGCACGGAGGCGTTGCTGTACGCCGCAGACAAGGCGGAGCACGTCGACACGGTCGTGCAGCCCGCGCTCGACGCGGGCAAGGTCGTCATCACCGACCGCTATGTCGACTCCGCGCTCGCGTACCAGGGCGCCGGACGCGAGCTGACCCGTGACGAGGTCGAGGACGTGACGCGATGGGCGACCGCGCAGCTGCGTCCGCATCTGACGGTGCTCCTCGACGTCGAGCCCGACGTCGGGTTGGGGCGCTTCGACTCGCCCGACCGGCTGGAGTCCGAGCCGGTCGACTTCCACACCCGCGTACGCGACTCGTTCCGCGAGCTGGCGGCCGCCGATCCCGAGCACTATCTCGTCGTCGACGCGCATGGCTCGCGCGACGAGATCGCCGCGGCCGTACGCGCCCGGCTGGAGCCGCATCTCGCACGTGCGGTGCGTCGGCAGGAGCAGTCGTGA
- a CDS encoding ArsR/SmtB family transcription factor — protein MSEVGVELEESTNDFLKALASPARQQVMFLFAGGAELSVGDVAERAGIGQSTASQQLALLRRGHILTSRREGKTVFYRADSQGTAAVLDNLQAYLRSCC, from the coding sequence ATGAGCGAGGTAGGCGTCGAGTTGGAGGAGTCGACCAATGACTTCCTCAAGGCGCTCGCCAGTCCCGCGCGCCAGCAGGTGATGTTCCTGTTCGCGGGCGGGGCTGAGCTATCGGTCGGCGATGTGGCTGAGCGGGCCGGAATCGGACAGTCGACCGCATCGCAGCAACTCGCATTGCTTCGCCGCGGGCACATCCTCACCTCGCGACGCGAAGGCAAGACGGTCTTCTACCGTGCCGACAGCCAGGGCACGGCCGCCGTGCTCGACAACCTGCAGGCGTATCTGCGGTCGTGTTGCTGA
- a CDS encoding alpha/beta hydrolase, with the protein MPSRRRARIAAGLLLVTLVAAGCTDDDSPSADPSSDPTTAETETQPADSGVPAELRPYYRQQVDWSSCSQGDCATVKVPVDYAEPGGETTELALARRPADDPDKRLGTLFINPGGPGGSGIDYLQTFTDQASDDVLARYDIIGFDPRGVGTSDPVECVDDEELDKIVAADPDPDTSAETKAYVDSVVSMGKGCLAGSGALAENMSTIDVAKDLDVLRGLVGDELLTYAGASYGTFIGSTYAELFPKKVGRMVLDGAIDPSLSLREATMAQAGGFEGALRAYAEDCVSGGESCPLGDDVDAGMQKIGDFLEKLDDSPVETGDTNRPLTRSLAFYGIALPLYDEQAWPALSQALGNAFGGDGALLLQYSDLYFDRTSGGYESNQFEAQSAVNCLDTSEDVSPADIRKAVPAYEKAAPVFGEIFAWSELTCGQWPIESAHKPLDIDGSGAAPILVVGTTRDPATPYEQAVSLAKELDSGVLLSRDGDGHTAYHRGNACIDETIDAYLLDGDVPDDGKEC; encoded by the coding sequence ATGCCTTCACGCCGCCGTGCCCGGATCGCCGCCGGGCTGTTGCTGGTGACCCTGGTCGCGGCTGGGTGCACCGACGACGACTCGCCGTCGGCCGACCCGTCGTCGGATCCGACGACCGCCGAGACCGAGACGCAGCCGGCCGACTCCGGCGTGCCGGCCGAGCTGCGCCCGTACTACCGGCAGCAGGTCGACTGGTCGTCCTGTTCACAAGGCGACTGCGCGACCGTGAAGGTGCCGGTCGACTACGCCGAGCCGGGCGGCGAGACCACCGAGCTGGCTCTTGCCCGACGTCCCGCCGACGATCCCGACAAGCGTCTCGGCACGCTGTTCATCAACCCCGGGGGGCCGGGCGGGTCCGGCATCGACTACCTCCAGACGTTCACCGACCAGGCCAGCGACGATGTGCTGGCGCGCTACGACATCATCGGATTCGACCCGCGGGGAGTGGGCACGAGCGACCCCGTCGAGTGTGTCGACGACGAGGAGCTCGACAAGATCGTCGCGGCCGACCCCGATCCGGACACGTCGGCGGAGACGAAGGCGTACGTCGACTCCGTCGTCTCGATGGGCAAGGGGTGTCTTGCCGGGTCCGGCGCGCTCGCCGAGAACATGTCCACGATCGACGTCGCGAAGGATCTCGACGTGCTGCGCGGGCTCGTCGGCGACGAGTTGCTGACGTACGCGGGTGCCTCGTACGGCACGTTCATCGGCTCGACGTACGCAGAACTCTTCCCCAAGAAGGTGGGGCGCATGGTGCTCGACGGCGCGATCGACCCGAGCCTGTCGCTGCGGGAGGCGACGATGGCGCAGGCCGGTGGCTTCGAGGGTGCGCTGCGGGCGTACGCCGAAGACTGTGTGAGTGGAGGCGAGTCGTGTCCGCTCGGCGACGACGTCGACGCGGGCATGCAGAAGATCGGCGACTTCCTCGAGAAGCTCGATGACTCGCCGGTCGAGACCGGTGACACGAACCGCCCGCTCACCCGGTCGCTCGCGTTCTACGGCATCGCGCTCCCGCTCTACGACGAGCAGGCCTGGCCGGCGCTGAGCCAGGCGCTCGGCAACGCGTTCGGCGGTGACGGGGCGCTGCTGCTCCAGTACTCCGACCTCTACTTCGACCGCACCTCGGGCGGCTACGAGAGCAACCAGTTCGAGGCGCAGTCGGCGGTCAACTGCCTCGACACCTCCGAGGACGTCTCACCCGCCGATATCCGCAAGGCCGTGCCCGCGTACGAGAAGGCGGCCCCGGTGTTCGGCGAGATCTTCGCCTGGAGCGAGCTGACCTGCGGGCAGTGGCCGATCGAGTCGGCCCACAAGCCCCTCGATATCGACGGCTCGGGCGCCGCGCCGATCCTCGTCGTCGGTACGACCCGCGACCCGGCCACACCGTACGAGCAGGCGGTGTCGCTGGCGAAGGAGCTCGACTCGGGCGTCCTGCTCAGCCGCGACGGCGACGGCCACACCGCCTACCACCGCGGCAACGCCTGCATCGACGAGACGATCGACGCGTACCTCCTCGACGGCGACGTACCCGACGACGGCAAGGAATGCTGA
- a CDS encoding arsenate reductase ArsC → MMPTIPEVLFVCVHNAGRSQMAAALLDHHAQGRVHVRSAGSQPADQLNPAVVAAMAEMGLDISKEFPKPLTDDVVRAADVVITMGCGDACPIYPGKTYLDWQLDDPAGKDIDDVRPIRDQIEARVKALIAELTTGT, encoded by the coding sequence ATCATGCCCACCATCCCCGAAGTCCTCTTCGTCTGCGTCCACAACGCAGGCCGCTCCCAGATGGCAGCGGCTCTGCTCGACCACCACGCACAGGGTCGGGTTCACGTACGCTCCGCAGGGTCACAACCGGCAGACCAGCTCAACCCCGCTGTCGTTGCAGCAATGGCCGAGATGGGTCTCGACATCTCCAAGGAGTTCCCCAAACCGCTCACCGACGACGTCGTCCGCGCCGCCGACGTCGTCATCACGATGGGCTGCGGCGACGCCTGCCCGATCTACCCCGGCAAGACATACCTCGACTGGCAGCTCGACGACCCTGCCGGAAAGGACATCGATGACGTACGCCCGATCCGCGACCAGATCGAGGCGCGCGTCAAGGCCCTCATCGCCGAGCTGACAACCGGTACGTGA
- a CDS encoding DUF4386 domain-containing protein, translating into MNTERTTGTLLVLLPLAFNLCFFLLARSFDYPDVLRRPTADVLTRFRAGGARLLLLWWVFALTAVLLAPVAVLLAVAMVGADRGVVAVAATTGVLAGTVQFLGLVRWPFLVPYLARVDGDPDASLARREAVDVLFQALNRYLGVAVGEHLGYLFTGGWSVLSGVALIQSSNAPGWLGIAGIIVGSLLMMCSVEFVGSFERHGWRVAAVMTPIAYIAWSLWLVAVGIALLL; encoded by the coding sequence GTGAACACCGAGCGCACAACCGGCACGCTCCTCGTGCTCTTGCCGCTCGCTTTCAACCTGTGCTTCTTCCTGCTCGCGCGTAGCTTCGACTACCCGGACGTCCTCCGCCGCCCCACCGCCGATGTTCTTACCCGATTTCGTGCCGGTGGCGCGCGTCTACTGCTCTTGTGGTGGGTATTCGCGCTGACTGCGGTCCTGCTTGCTCCGGTGGCGGTTCTCCTCGCAGTCGCCATGGTCGGCGCCGATCGGGGCGTAGTCGCGGTCGCGGCGACAACAGGGGTGTTGGCGGGCACCGTGCAGTTCCTGGGTCTGGTTCGCTGGCCGTTCCTCGTTCCCTATCTCGCACGAGTCGACGGCGACCCCGACGCCAGCCTTGCACGTCGCGAAGCCGTCGATGTCCTGTTCCAAGCTCTCAACCGCTATCTCGGCGTTGCGGTCGGTGAGCACCTCGGCTATCTCTTCACGGGCGGCTGGAGCGTTCTCTCCGGAGTCGCGCTAATTCAGTCCAGCAACGCACCAGGGTGGCTCGGCATCGCCGGGATCATCGTCGGCAGTCTGCTCATGATGTGCTCGGTGGAGTTCGTCGGCAGCTTCGAGCGACACGGCTGGAGAGTAGCCGCGGTAATGACCCCGATCGCGTACATCGCGTGGTCCCTATGGCTAGTCGCCGTCGGAATCGCCCTACTCCTGTAG
- the arsB gene encoding ACR3 family arsenite efflux transporter, which produces MTDALDAEYPQAEVIARLSRLDRLLPVWIIAAMALGLVLGRAVPGLDAALNAIEVGSVSLPIAIGLLLMMYPVLAKVRYSETSRVTGDRKLLAASLVLNWLAGPALMFTLAWLLLPDLPEYRTGLVIVGLARCIAMVLIWNDLACGDREAAAVLVAINSVFQIVAFAALGWFYLQVLPAWLGLATTSVEFSAGAIALSVLVFLGIPLLTGYLTRTIGERARGREWYESRFLPRIGPIALYGLLFTIVMLFALQGDAITNQPLDVVRIGLPLLAYFVLMFATSWALGTRLRLGYAKTTTLAFTAAGNNFELAIAVAIGTFGVTSGEALAGVVGPLIEVPVLVALVYVALWLRNRDTLTRSTQRIDQ; this is translated from the coding sequence ATGACCGATGCCCTGGACGCCGAGTATCCGCAGGCCGAGGTCATCGCACGACTGTCCCGCCTCGACCGGCTCCTGCCCGTCTGGATCATCGCCGCGATGGCGCTCGGACTGGTCCTCGGGCGAGCCGTCCCCGGTCTCGACGCCGCACTCAACGCGATCGAGGTCGGCTCGGTCAGTCTGCCGATCGCGATCGGCCTGCTGCTGATGATGTACCCGGTCCTCGCGAAGGTCCGATACTCCGAGACGTCTCGCGTCACCGGCGACCGCAAGCTGCTCGCCGCGTCGCTGGTGTTGAACTGGCTGGCCGGTCCGGCGCTCATGTTCACGCTCGCCTGGCTCCTCCTTCCCGATCTGCCGGAGTATCGCACCGGCCTGGTGATCGTCGGTCTCGCGCGGTGCATTGCGATGGTGCTGATCTGGAACGACCTCGCGTGCGGCGACCGCGAAGCCGCAGCCGTCCTCGTGGCGATCAACTCCGTCTTCCAGATCGTCGCGTTCGCCGCACTCGGCTGGTTCTACCTGCAGGTGCTTCCGGCCTGGCTCGGACTCGCCACCACCAGCGTCGAATTCTCCGCCGGCGCGATAGCCCTCAGCGTTCTCGTCTTCCTCGGCATCCCACTGCTCACCGGCTACCTCACCCGCACGATCGGCGAACGCGCCCGCGGACGCGAGTGGTACGAGAGCCGCTTCCTGCCACGTATCGGCCCAATTGCGCTGTACGGACTGCTGTTCACCATCGTCATGCTCTTCGCCCTGCAAGGCGACGCCATCACCAACCAGCCACTTGATGTCGTACGCATCGGATTGCCGCTGCTTGCGTACTTCGTCCTGATGTTCGCCACGTCCTGGGCGCTCGGCACACGCCTTCGCCTCGGCTACGCCAAGACCACTACGCTCGCGTTCACCGCGGCAGGCAACAACTTCGAACTCGCCATCGCGGTCGCCATCGGCACCTTCGGCGTTACCTCAGGCGAAGCACTCGCTGGCGTCGTCGGCCCACTCATCGAGGTGCCCGTCCTGGTCGCACTCGTCTACGTCGCCCTCTGGCTTCGCAACCGCGACACCCTCACCAGGTCAACGCAGAGGATCGACCAATGA
- a CDS encoding RidA family protein, which yields MNEITLLSPDALVNSPAFSHVAVIPPNATTIHVGGQNAVDSTGSLIDPDDVAAQSRRALANVESALAAADATLADVVSYTILLVDGVDVGAAYGAVAGALDTGGEPPLVTAAMVAGLGVPGALVEIAAIAAVVR from the coding sequence ATGAACGAGATCACCCTCCTCAGCCCCGATGCGTTGGTCAACAGTCCGGCGTTCAGCCATGTCGCGGTCATCCCGCCGAATGCCACCACGATCCATGTCGGCGGGCAGAACGCCGTCGACTCGACCGGATCACTCATCGACCCCGACGACGTCGCCGCACAGTCGAGACGTGCACTTGCCAACGTCGAGTCGGCCCTCGCGGCGGCCGACGCGACGCTGGCCGACGTCGTCTCCTACACGATCCTGCTGGTCGACGGAGTCGATGTCGGTGCGGCGTACGGTGCCGTCGCGGGCGCACTCGACACGGGCGGCGAACCCCCTCTGGTGACGGCCGCCATGGTCGCAGGGCTCGGCGTGCCCGGCGCGCTGGTCGAGATCGCGGCGATCGCGGCAGTGGTCCGATGA
- a CDS encoding DUF4386 domain-containing protein: MSAHRRTALIAGVFFAFTFIASIPALPLYDSIVNDTDYILGSGYDTRVAFGALGEIVTAIAGVGTAVVLFPIVKRQSEALALGYVAVRIVESTIIVVGLMSLLAVVTLRDELGAGAGSETVVVAGQSLVALHDATFLLGPAFCAGIGNGILLGYLMYKSGLVPRRMALIGLIGGPLALITATAVLFGAWEQLSGISFLFTLPEIVWEASLTIWLIAKGFRPCPILDQDAPPESQPTSPPRRASTT, encoded by the coding sequence ATGAGCGCACACAGAAGGACCGCCCTTATCGCGGGAGTCTTCTTCGCCTTCACCTTCATCGCGTCCATCCCGGCGCTTCCGCTCTACGACTCAATCGTGAACGACACCGACTACATACTCGGTTCGGGCTACGACACACGCGTGGCATTCGGGGCATTGGGCGAGATCGTCACGGCCATCGCCGGCGTCGGAACCGCCGTCGTGCTGTTCCCCATCGTCAAACGGCAAAGTGAAGCACTCGCGCTCGGGTACGTCGCCGTACGCATCGTCGAGTCCACGATCATCGTGGTCGGGCTGATGAGTCTCCTGGCAGTCGTCACGCTCCGAGACGAACTCGGCGCCGGCGCAGGATCCGAAACAGTTGTCGTGGCGGGGCAATCGCTGGTCGCGTTACATGACGCAACGTTCCTTCTCGGGCCTGCGTTCTGCGCTGGCATCGGCAATGGCATTCTGCTCGGCTACCTGATGTACAAGTCCGGGCTCGTACCACGTCGAATGGCCCTGATCGGCCTCATTGGCGGCCCGTTAGCGTTGATCACAGCAACAGCCGTGCTTTTCGGAGCGTGGGAGCAGCTATCCGGGATCTCCTTCTTGTTCACACTCCCAGAGATCGTCTGGGAAGCCTCGCTCACGATCTGGCTCATAGCGAAGGGATTCCGGCCCTGCCCGATCCTCGATCAGGATGCGCCGCCCGAATCGCAGCCGACGTCACCGCCACGACGCGCATCCACCACATGA